The window TTAACTTTATAGCGGGGGGATCAGAGGTGTCGGGCACAACATATTCTCAGGCAAAACGTGTAGCAAGGGAAACTGGTGTGAGGGTATCAAAGGCAGATGTTCTGGACTACAGCATTCCAACGCTGACTTTTAATGAGTTTGACAGGAAACATGTCTCAGAACCTCAACATGACAGCCTTGTAATCTCCTTACCGGTGGGAAattatatcataaaacgcaTCCTGGTTGACAATGGGAGTGCGGCGAACATCATGATGCTGAGTACACTACAACAGATGGGATTGGCTGAAACCGACATGATCAAGAAGACGACAACACTGGTCGGCTTTAGTGGAGAAAGGAAAAGGACTGTCGGAGAAATCACCTTGCCAACATATGCTCAGGGATTGAACTTGCTGACGAAGTACGTGATCATTGACGGAGACCCTACATACAACATCAGTATGGGAAGACCATGGATTCACGACCTGAAAGCAGTACCATCTACATACCATCAGGTCCTCAAATTCCCGACGCCGTGGGGGGTACAGCAGATCGTAGGTGACCAAAGCGTCGCTAGGGATTGCTATAAAAAAAGCATGAAGCCGATAGTTCAACATGAAGCCAAGGAGACGCCTCAGGTCACCATGACAGGCCCCGAGCAATTGGCAGAAGTCGACTTGACAGGTGATGACAAGAAAGTCCTGATTGGTGAAGACTTGACAGGTACATTGGAGGCAAACCTGGTGGAGTTCTTGACAACTAGGCTGGACGCCTTTGCTTGGGGGCATGAAGACATCACGGGCATTAGCCCTGAAGTAATTACACACAAGCTGAATGTCGACTCATCTTTTACACCCGTCCAATTGAAAAGAAGGAAGTTCGCTGCTGAGAGAAACAAAATCATCAACGACGAAGTAAACCGACTATTAAAAGCCGGGATGAACAAGGAGGTCGATTACCCGGAATGGCTTGCCAATGTCGTCATTGTTCAAAAGAAAAACGGGAAATGAAGAGTTTGTGTtgattacaccttgaacaaggcttgccccAAAGATCCTTACCCCTTACCTCACATCGACACAATGGTTGACTCGACAGCAGGACATGAGCTGTTGACATTTCTCGACGCTTCAAGTGGGTTcaatcagattcagatggagCCATCAGATGCAGAAAAGACAGCATTCATCACTGACCGAGGAATATATTGCTACTTGGCAATGCCATTTGGAGTACGAAATGCGGGAGCAACGTTCCAACGTCTCGTCAATAAGATGTTCATGGAACAAATCGGTCGAACAATGGAGGTGTACATTGACGACATGGTGGTGAAATCTGTAAATGTTGAAAACCACATCAGGGATCTCAAGGAGGTGTTTGATATATTGAGATAGTTCAACATGAAGCTGAACCCATCGAAGTGCAACTTTGTGGTGTCATCGGGGAAATTTTTGGGCCACATGGTGACGAGGATAGGAATTGAGGCGAGTCCGGAACAGATAAGAACAATTTTTGAGTTAACAAGCCCTTCTAATGTCCAAAAGTACAAAAGCTGACGGGAAGAGTGGCAGACCTCAACAGATTCATATCACATTCCTCAGATAGGTGTCGATTGTTCTATGATGTCCTCAGAAAGAATAAGGCATTTCAGTGGTCGGAAAAACATGAGGCAGCACTGGACGACCTGAAGAGGTATCTGTCGACTCCTCCCCTGTTGTCAAAGCCAGTAGAAGGCGAAGACTTGTATATCTACCTTTCCGTCACAGACCATGCTGTCAGCGCTGTTCTCGTCAAGGCAGTCGAGAACAACAAGTCACCCATATACTACGTGAGCAAGAGCTTAATCGATGCAGAAACAAGGTACACGCTACTTGAAAAGTTAGTTCTTGCATTAGCCATGACATTTACTAAATTACGACATTATTTCGAGTCACACAAAATACATGTCATGACAAACTTTCCCTTACAAATGGTTCTCAGTAAACCAGAGTTGATGGGAAGGATGGCAAAGTGGGCTATACGACTCAGTACATATGACATCGTCTATGACGCGAGGACAGTTGTCAAATCTCAGGCTTTGGCAGACTTTGTGGCGGACTTCAGCCCAAGCCTACTACAACAAGCCGAAGAGGAATACAGGCAGGTCATGACAAAAGCAGAAATTTTATCTTGGACATTACCTCGAAGTCTTACCTAGATGGCGACTTACCTCGAAGTGGTCAGGGGCTTACAAAAGAGATTCGACACTTTCAACATACAACAAGTGTCAAGGGAACTAAACACGCAGGCGGACGCATTAGCAGGTATTGGTGCTGTCTTCAAAAACGTCAATGCGACAAGTATACCTATTATCCACATCATGAGGCTTGCAACGGAAAGGATGAAAGTAGTAGGAGAGGATACGGAGGTTCTCCATGTACGAGATGAAGATGACGCATGGATGAAAATCTACAAGGATTACTTGCTGCATGGACAACAGCCAACTAATGCCCAGGAAGCAAGGACGCTAAGAATGAGAGTCTCACGCTTCACAGTCTTCGACAACGTCCTGTTCAAAAAGTCAGCGTCGGGAGTTTGGCAGAGGTGTCTGAACAAGTCAGAAGCAAATACAGTACTGCAAGATGTCCATGAAGGTGAATGCGGGAATCATATGGCAGCAAGAAACTTGTCCCTGAAGGTACTACGTATGGGCTACTATTGGCCGACACTGCGTCAAGACGCCCTCGAGTTTGTCAGAAAATGCGACGCCTGCCAACGACACGCTCCTGTCTTGCACCAGCCGTCAGAACCCTTGCATGCGTCGATACCGTCTTGGCCTTTTATGAAATGGGGGATGGATATCGTTGGAAAGATGCCGGTGGCACCGGGACAGAAAGTCTTCATGTTAGCAGTGACGGATTACTTCTCAAAGTGGATTGAAGCAGAGGCGTTCCGACAGGTGACGTCAAAAGAGGTAATCTCGTTCATTAAGAGAAACATATTGTGCAAGTTCGGAATACCATCTGAAATCGTCTGTGACAATGGGTCTCAGTTTATAAGCGACAAGACTGAAACGTTTTGCAAGAAATACAACATTGCTCTGATCAAGTCAACACCACGTTACCCACAAGCAAACGGACAGGCTGAGTTGAGcaacaagattatcatcaataacCTCAAAAAGAGGCTGACGACATGTAAAGGGCGATGGGCTGAGGAGTTGCCTTGGGTCCTCTGGTCCGACAGGACGACGCCAAAGATCTCGACGGGATAGACCCCTTACAGCCTCGTCTACGGTACCGAAGCTGTCTTACCTATTGAAGTCATGATGGCGACAGCGAGATACGGCTTGCAGACTGCTGAAGACAATCAGGACGCACTGGTTTATGACGTGGATACAGTGGACGAGCTAAGAGAAATGGCAAAGATGCGATTCGAATCGTATCAGCGAAGGGTTGCAAACAGCTACAACAAACACGTTCGAGTAAGGTCATTCGCTGTTGGGGACATGGTCCTTAGAAAGGTGTTCCAAAACACGATGGACTCGACGGCAGGAAAATTTGCTGACACATGGGAAGGACCTTACTTGATAGACGCTGTGGACGGACGAGGAGCATATCAATTGTGCACAATGAACGGAGTACAAGTGCCAAGGAGCTGGAATGCATTTCATTTGAAGGCATATCATGTGTAAAGTGTCTCACTTTCACTGTCATTTTATATTAGTAGTTGCATCTCTATGAATAATCTAGCAGAATTGTTTTGGCCTTTCGCCACTTAGGATTTGTTTTGCACTAGTTACCATGCTCAAGTTGGCAACAATCAATAAAACATGTTCGTACTTCCGTCTAAATATGTGCATATGTGCGTCTAACATTTGTATCCTTGTATGGTTTCGTGGTATACTGTGCGTCCATAATTTGCTTTAAAATTAATTGCGCTGTttaatttacataatttttactCTCGTTGTGCGCATTTACTACGTACTCAAAGGGCTGATCACCCCCACAACATATCGACGCCTGTTTAAACATATAACAAGCttgattttaaaatctaaacataAGATTGCTCCCGACATCCACAACTACAATTAGCTGCTAAGTTTCAAGAGGGATTTTGGCCTCTTAACTAGCCTACAAGTGCATGCACCGacgattaaaattataaatattcgaCAGCAACGGTTGCAAATGACA of the Daucus carota subsp. sativus chromosome 4, DH1 v3.0, whole genome shotgun sequence genome contains:
- the LOC108217032 gene encoding uncharacterized protein LOC108217032, yielding MTKNKSTHARKDRTSPRQPPPPPHQKVINFIAGGSEVSGTTYSQAKRVARETGVRVSKADVLDYSIPTLTFNEFDRKHVSEPQHDSLVISLPVGNYIIKRILVDNGSAANIMMLSTLQQMGLAETDMIKKTTTLVGFSGERKRTVGEITLPTYAQGLNLLTKYVIIDGDPTYNISMGRPWIHDLKAVPSTYHQVLKFPTPWGVQQIVGDQSVARDCYKKSMKPIVQHEAKETPQVTMTGPEQLAEVDLTGDDKKVLIGEDLTGTLEANLVEFLTTRLDAFAWGHEDITGISPEVITHKLNVDSSFTPVQLKRRKFAAERNKIINDEVNRLLKAGMNKEVDYPEWLANVVIVQKKNGK